The following DNA comes from Ignavibacteriales bacterium.
TGCCTTTATATCAAATCGTTAAATGAGATCAACACTCCCGTATTAAATAAAATGATTTCGAAAGCATGGAAAAATAGAAAAAAGGATTAGGACATTTTTTTTGAATGAGTAATAATTGGTAATTAATCAAGGAATAAGTGTGCATATGGAACAATCAATCGGCGCGGTTACTTTTGTTGTTAAAGATTACGATGAAGCGATTGAATATTTTACAAAAAAACTTCAGTTCGATTTAATTGAGGATTTTCAATTAAGCGAAGTTAAAAGATGGGTTTTAGTTTCTCCTAAAGGAAGCGGCGGAACTTCCTTACTTCTTGCGAAGGCATCAGACCAAGAGCAGGATAAATCGGTCGGGAATCAGACCGGCGGGCGTGTTGCATTCTTTCTTCATACAGATGATTTCGGACGGGATTATACGAAGATGAAAGGTATGGGTGTAAATTTTCTTGAAGAACCGAGAGAAGAATCTTACGGCAAAGTTGTAATCTTTCAAGATCTATACGGTAATAAATGGGATTTTATTCAGTATTATAAATCGGGTTAAGATTTATGATGATTTCATTTTGATATTTTACGATGAAGTAATGAAGCAATAGAGTAAAAAGAAAACGATTGACTACAAATTTCTTTTACATTAAGTTGAAGCAGTACCAAATCACATCTTTAATCGGGGTACTTTGTTTTGAAATATGAACAAAGAAAATTAATTCTCCTTTTCGCAATATTATAAATTTATATATATCATTGATAATTAATAACTATCGTTATTCTTGAAGGCAAGTAAGTAATAATTACACACGTTTGTTGTTAATAAGTATGAAAAAAACATGATTGAAAAATTCTCACTTCTAATGATTTTCGGAATTGCAATGGCACACCTCGAAGGAGTTGTTGTTGTTTATCTACGAAAAGCTCTTGGCATTTTAGAAGAGGAATCGAATAAAAAACTTCTCGGAGAATTAGATAAGCACTTCGTTAATATTGAAAAAACCAGAGAAGCAGCAACAATAGTAATGCTTGTTACAATGTCTCTATTAGCCGGAGAAACCTGGCTGGAAAGAATTATTATTTTTCTGTGGACCTTCGCTTTTTGGGACTTATTCTATTATGTCTCTTTATATATTTTAATTAAATGGCCGCCGAAATTTACTACAACCGATGTACTATTCCTTATTCCACGTCCATGGATTGCACCAGTTTGGTTTCCAATCGGCGTCTCCTCAATCACTATTTTAACGATTATCCTTTTTTACATTTTTAGAATTTTTTAAAAACAAAATTTATTCGAAAGGCGCAATAAGGTAGAAGGTTGATATACAAAAATAGTTAAGCAAATAGATTTTCCGTTACCGGCTAGTAGAAGATCATTCATTAACTTATTTAATTACATTCAAGGGGTGCTACCATGAAACAAAAAATCATTCAAGTAAGTGTATTGTTATTATTGTCTTTCCTTTTCGGAAGTTTATCCTTTACCGACCTTAAAGCTCAGGAGGCAAATCAAAAAATATTACCTCTAGAACTGACTGATAAAATACCTCTGGATGGCACTATCACTATCGGTAAGTTGGATAACGGACTTACTTATTATATTCAGAAAAATAAAAAACCGGAAAAGAGAGCAGAATTACGTCTTGCGGTAAAAGTTGGTTCCGTCGTTGAAGACGATGATCAGCAAGGATTAGCTCACTTCAGCGAACATATGGCATTCAACGGGACTAAGAATTTCAAAAAGCAGGCATTGATCGATTATCTTGAATCAATCGGTATGAAATTTGGTCCCGAAGTGAATGCCTACACTTCATTCGATCAAACAGTTTATATGATTCAAGTTCCTACTGATAGTATTCACGTAATGCAAAAGGCATTTCAGATTTTAGAAGACTGGGCTCATAATGTCTCTTACGAAAATGAAGAGATCGATAAAGAAAGAGGTGTAATAATTGAAGAATGGCGGCTTGGAAGAGGTGCCAGTGAAAGAATGTTCAAGAAACAGCTTCCGGTACTTTTTAAAGATTCAAAATATGCCGAAAGGTACGTCATCGGGAAAAAAGAGATTCTTGAATCGTTCGACTACGGAACAATAAAACGATTTTATAAGGATTGGTACCGTCCGGAATTAATGGCTGTTGTTGCTGTTGGCGATTTCGATAAATCAAAAATTGAAGCGTTAATAAAAGAACATTTTTCAAAATTGGTTGATCCGAAAGATCCGCGAGAAAGAATTAATTTTCCAATCCCGGCACAGAAAGGAACTCTATTTGCAATCGCGGCAGATAAAGAAGCTCCTATGTCAAGTGTGACTATCTACAGTAAATCCAAAGCAGAGCCTGATATATATGTGAAGGACTTCCGCACATCAACGGTTGAAGGATTGTTCAGCGGAATGCTTTCTCAGCGTTTAAATGAATTGACACAAAAACCGGATGCACCATTTGCATATGCCGGTGCCGGTAAAGGAAGATTCCTTGGTGATCAGAATGTTTTTAATCTTATAGGATATGCAGTTAAGGATAACAAAATGGGACAGTGTCTTGATGTTTTACTTACCGAATATGAAAGAGCAAAAAGATTTGGCTTTACTCAATCGGAATTGGAACGTACAAAAGAAAGTCGTTTGCGATCTTCAGAAAAATGGTTTTTAGAAAAAGATAAAGCCGATTCACGTGAATATGCAGAAGAATATCTGCGCAATTTTTTGCAGGATGAAATAATCCCTGGAAGAGAATATGAATATTTGTTTTACAAAAAATATCTTCCGACAATCACTCTCGCAGAAGTGAATGCTATTGCCCCTTCATTAATGACCGGTGATAACAGAGTAATCACAATCAATATGCCGGAAAAAGAAGGACTGCAAATACCAACTGAGCAAGATCTTAAGGCCGTTATTGACGCTGTTCCGATGAAAGAGATTACGGCATATGAAGATAAAGTTTCAAATCAACCGTTGGTGGAGAAAGAACCAAAAGCATCACCAGTTGTGGATGAAAAATATCTGAAAGAAATTGATGTAACCGAATGGACTCTTGCAAATGGCGCTAAAGTGGTTTTAAAACCAACTGATTTTAAGAATGATGAAATTATGTTCATGGCAGCTAGTCCCGGAGGAAGTTCTCTGGTACACAATGCAGATTATGTTTCTGCCTCGCAGGCAGGTAATATAATCCGCCAGAGCGGAGCCGGAAGTTTCAATTATATTCAGCTTCAAAAATATTTAACCGGTAAAATAGTTTCTGTTTTTCCGTTTGTAGGAGATCTAAGCGAAGGCATCAATGGAACATGCTCACCAAAAGATTTAGAAACCGCTTTTCAATTAATCTACCTAAACTTTACTTCGCCGAGGAAAGATAGTGCCGGTTACCTTGCATATAAAGCTCAAATGCAGAATTATTTGGCAAATCAAAAAGCTTCTCCGGAAAAAGCATTTCAAGATACAATTCAGGTTACACTTAATGATTATAATATCCGCCGCCGCCCAATGAATTCCGAATTATTGAATGAAATTGATTTCGACAAAGCATATCAGATTTATAAAGATCGTTTTGCAGATGCAAGCG
Coding sequences within:
- a CDS encoding insulinase family protein, with the protein product MKQKIIQVSVLLLLSFLFGSLSFTDLKAQEANQKILPLELTDKIPLDGTITIGKLDNGLTYYIQKNKKPEKRAELRLAVKVGSVVEDDDQQGLAHFSEHMAFNGTKNFKKQALIDYLESIGMKFGPEVNAYTSFDQTVYMIQVPTDSIHVMQKAFQILEDWAHNVSYENEEIDKERGVIIEEWRLGRGASERMFKKQLPVLFKDSKYAERYVIGKKEILESFDYGTIKRFYKDWYRPELMAVVAVGDFDKSKIEALIKEHFSKLVDPKDPRERINFPIPAQKGTLFAIAADKEAPMSSVTIYSKSKAEPDIYVKDFRTSTVEGLFSGMLSQRLNELTQKPDAPFAYAGAGKGRFLGDQNVFNLIGYAVKDNKMGQCLDVLLTEYERAKRFGFTQSELERTKESRLRSSEKWFLEKDKADSREYAEEYLRNFLQDEIIPGREYEYLFYKKYLPTITLAEVNAIAPSLMTGDNRVITINMPEKEGLQIPTEQDLKAVIDAVPMKEITAYEDKVSNQPLVEKEPKASPVVDEKYLKEIDVTEWTLANGAKVVLKPTDFKNDEIMFMAASPGGSSLVHNADYVSASQAGNIIRQSGAGSFNYIQLQKYLTGKIVSVFPFVGDLSEGINGTCSPKDLETAFQLIYLNFTSPRKDSAGYLAYKAQMQNYLANQKASPEKAFQDTIQVTLNDYNIRRRPMNSELLNEIDFDKAYQIYKDRFADASDFTFYFVGKFDKEKIKPLIEKYIGSLPSIKRNETWKDIGINYPQGVVEKNVYKGIEPKSFVQLIFTGPFNWTPQNRWEYESMRNVLDIKLREVIREEKGGTYGVAVYGSPEKNPKERYTFNIWFGCNPERVDELTKTVFVQLDSLKNYNIGDLYLTKVKEIQKRTNETNLKENRYWLSSLYSSYWYNEDPLLILEKDKLTETLDKSIIQKRAKETFGDNYIKVVLYPEKK
- a CDS encoding VOC family protein; this encodes MVINQGISVHMEQSIGAVTFVVKDYDEAIEYFTKKLQFDLIEDFQLSEVKRWVLVSPKGSGGTSLLLAKASDQEQDKSVGNQTGGRVAFFLHTDDFGRDYTKMKGMGVNFLEEPREESYGKVVIFQDLYGNKWDFIQYYKSG